The sequence CGTATTCCCCGGCCTCATGGTTGTGCAGGTCATGGGTGATTCAATGTCGCCACTAATCCGCGACGGCGCATATATTGGAATAAATAAACAGGGGAAAAAACTTGTACCGGGCCGTGTATACGCGGTAGAAGTTCCCTATGAAGGATTAACCATTAAGCGGGTTTTTCTTGACCCAGCCCAAGGTGAACTGATACTTCGCCCAGAAAATCCCACCCACCCGGAAATGAGAGTCCCCATAGAAGGCCGCGATGGCCTTATCGTCGGTGAGGTAATGTGGGAAATGCAAAATTTAAATTGATTGACCAAGCTTGATTAGCACCTATATTATTAGTATAGATTGCGTAGTGGTTCATCTATGCACATAAAATGACAATTTTTAGTCATGCTTGAGGGATAATATGATTAAAGCAACCCCAGCAGTTGAAAACCTCATTGAGGAAATCAGCCTTGCGATAGCAAAGGGAAATATCAACGAAATTAAAATGGCTTACTTTAAGAGAAAAGCTAAAAATTTAATGAACGCTGATACCACCCAAGCTTATTGTGCTCTTGGCATTCTTTGGGGCGAAGAAGAAAATGAAAAGCTTTCCAGAAGCTGCTATCAGCAAGCTCTTGAGACAGCTGGCCCCCTTGAGCATGCGCAAGTTTTATTTAACTACGGCATCTCCCTTATTAACTTAGGTTATTACGAAGAAGGCCGAAACAATATCTTAGAAGCTGTGAAGACAGATAACACAAACCTCCTTTTTCTTAGTAAGTTAATAGAGGTACTGTATGACTATGAAGACAACGAATTGCCCAAATATTTAACTAGATGGGAAAAACTTCACGATGGAGAAATCCACCCTATAGCCGAAGAGATCGAAGACGCTGAAGACATTCTGGAAGCCCTTGAATCAATCAAGAAAGAGGGTACTGTTAGTTGGGAACAAGTAAAAGCTGAGTGCAATCTTCAATAACATGTACGACGTAGAATTATCCAAAATTGCAGACAAGCAATTTAAAAAGCTCCCTGCTAATATTCAAGCCCAACTTCAAGAAACAATTGATGGACTAAAAGAGAACCCACGTCCGCACGGATATAAGAACTTAAAGGGAAAGCTCTCTGAATATTACAGAGTAAGATCAGGTAACTACAGGATAATCTACTCAATAGAAGATGAACAGTTGACGGTTTACCTGCTAAAAATTGGT is a genomic window of Marinifilum sp. JC120 containing:
- a CDS encoding type II toxin-antitoxin system RelE/ParE family toxin, producing MYDVELSKIADKQFKKLPANIQAQLQETIDGLKENPRPHGYKNLKGKLSEYYRVRSGNYRIIYSIEDEQLTVYLLKIGDRKQVYKK